The following proteins are encoded in a genomic region of Salinicoccus sp. RF5:
- a CDS encoding sodium:alanine symporter family protein — METITAISTFLWGYPIIIMLFFTSVYLTFRLKFFQFVYPLYIFRQTIGRVGKKTKGKGTITPFQTLTTALSSTIGAANIVGVPVAIMLGGPGAVFWMWVIAVFGMALKFGETALGVHYREQNAAGEYVGGPTYYMKNGIKWPMVGKILAAWYATFLLIELVPSIMVQSNSVASTIEESFDFSPLITGIIIAVTVGIVVFGGVKRIGKVTSYLVPFMAGFYIIAGMIIIFMNITAVPDAFALIFTEAFNPTAALGGGAGAVLAETIRWGFARGIYSNEAGLGTSPIAHAAAKTDHPIRQAFWAVIQIIVDTLIICTITALVVIMTGVWQDNDAHEDNVREALTARAFGEAFGPIGNSVVSLALVIFVFSTITVVVFYGARQAEYLFGLWAGTVMKAVYVVSIVIGAIGGATVLWAFLDLTLFFVILPNIIAVILLSPKIIELKREFFKSDDYYQKDIREENS; from the coding sequence ATGGAGACCATTACAGCAATATCTACTTTTTTGTGGGGTTATCCCATCATCATCATGCTTTTCTTCACAAGCGTCTATCTCACTTTCAGACTGAAATTCTTCCAGTTCGTCTATCCGCTCTATATCTTTAGACAGACTATTGGAAGAGTCGGCAAAAAGACGAAGGGCAAAGGGACCATAACACCTTTTCAGACATTGACCACCGCCCTCTCATCCACGATCGGGGCAGCCAACATCGTCGGGGTGCCTGTAGCCATCATGCTCGGCGGCCCCGGTGCGGTCTTCTGGATGTGGGTCATCGCCGTATTTGGCATGGCTCTTAAATTCGGTGAGACGGCCCTCGGCGTGCACTACAGGGAACAGAATGCAGCAGGTGAATATGTAGGCGGCCCTACATACTACATGAAGAATGGAATCAAATGGCCGATGGTCGGGAAAATCCTTGCCGCCTGGTACGCGACCTTCCTGCTTATAGAACTTGTTCCGAGCATCATGGTGCAAAGTAATTCAGTTGCCAGCACTATAGAGGAGTCTTTTGATTTCAGTCCACTGATTACCGGCATTATCATTGCAGTTACAGTAGGCATTGTCGTATTTGGGGGCGTCAAGCGTATCGGGAAAGTCACTTCCTACCTCGTTCCTTTCATGGCCGGCTTCTACATCATCGCAGGCATGATCATCATCTTCATGAACATCACTGCAGTGCCCGATGCCTTTGCACTCATCTTTACAGAGGCGTTCAACCCGACTGCCGCACTCGGTGGTGGGGCCGGAGCTGTACTTGCAGAGACGATACGCTGGGGCTTTGCCCGTGGCATCTACAGCAACGAAGCCGGTTTGGGTACCTCTCCGATCGCCCATGCGGCAGCCAAGACCGACCACCCGATCCGCCAGGCTTTCTGGGCTGTCATCCAGATTATTGTAGATACTCTGATCATCTGTACGATTACAGCCCTCGTCGTCATCATGACAGGAGTATGGCAGGATAATGATGCTCATGAAGACAACGTCAGGGAAGCTCTGACAGCTCGTGCCTTTGGAGAAGCCTTCGGGCCGATAGGCAACTCGGTCGTCTCCCTTGCGCTCGTCATCTTCGTCTTCTCTACAATTACAGTAGTCGTCTTCTATGGCGCCAGACAGGCGGAGTATCTTTTCGGACTCTGGGCAGGCACGGTGATGAAAGCTGTCTATGTTGTATCCATCGTCATCGGTGCAATAGGCGGTGCCACAGTACTCTGGGCATTCCTGGACTTGACCCTGTTCTTTGTCATACTTCCAAATATAATAGCGGTCATATTGTTGTCACCGAAAATTATTGAATTGAAGCGCGAGTTCTTCAAGTCTGATGATTATTACCAAAAGGATATACGGGAAGAGAATTCCTAA